In the genome of Microbacterium saperdae, one region contains:
- a CDS encoding ammonium transporter, with the protein MDAPGNISWAITATALVLLMTPGVAFFYGGLVKAKSVVSMMMMSFGSIGLVAVLWILFGFSMSAVDSPTAFAGNPFADFGLANLAAGEGSNVALLGVAYGATFAIITVALISGAIADRAKFGSWLIFAGVFATVGYFPVAAWVWGGGWIMNLGTTLFGEDSGIGVIDYAGGTAVHINAGAAALALALVLGKRIGFQKGILKPHNVPLTLLGAALLWFGWFGFNAGAEWLAEDMGGVGLIGLNTLGATAAAILGWILIERIKDGKATSVGAASGAVAGLVAITPACANLTPGWSLLLGAVAGIVCALAVELKFRLGFDDSLDVVGIHLVGGLIGTLYLGFFATGTGLFVGGDARQLAVQVIAALGVLVYSFVVAFIIGFAIEKTIGFRITNEDEIAGVDQVVHGEEGYALADA; encoded by the coding sequence ATGGATGCTCCCGGCAACATCTCGTGGGCGATCACCGCGACAGCGCTGGTTCTGCTCATGACGCCTGGCGTCGCCTTCTTCTACGGCGGTCTCGTCAAGGCGAAGAGCGTCGTCAGCATGATGATGATGAGCTTCGGCTCGATCGGCCTTGTCGCCGTGCTGTGGATTCTCTTCGGCTTCTCGATGAGCGCCGTCGACAGTCCGACCGCCTTCGCCGGCAACCCCTTCGCCGACTTCGGACTGGCGAACCTCGCCGCCGGTGAAGGCTCCAACGTGGCGCTGCTCGGCGTCGCCTACGGTGCGACCTTCGCGATCATCACCGTCGCACTGATCTCCGGCGCCATCGCCGACCGTGCGAAGTTCGGCAGCTGGCTGATCTTCGCCGGCGTCTTCGCCACGGTCGGATACTTCCCGGTCGCCGCCTGGGTCTGGGGCGGTGGCTGGATCATGAACCTCGGCACCACCCTCTTCGGTGAGGACAGCGGGATCGGCGTCATCGACTACGCCGGTGGTACCGCTGTGCACATCAACGCCGGTGCCGCCGCTCTCGCTCTCGCGCTCGTCCTCGGCAAGCGCATCGGCTTCCAGAAGGGCATCCTGAAGCCCCACAACGTGCCGCTGACGCTCCTGGGCGCCGCGCTGCTGTGGTTCGGCTGGTTCGGCTTCAACGCCGGTGCCGAGTGGCTCGCAGAGGACATGGGCGGCGTCGGTCTCATCGGCCTGAACACCCTCGGCGCGACCGCGGCGGCGATCCTCGGCTGGATTCTGATCGAGCGCATCAAGGACGGCAAGGCCACATCGGTCGGCGCCGCGTCGGGTGCGGTCGCCGGTCTCGTCGCGATCACCCCCGCCTGCGCCAACTTGACCCCTGGCTGGTCGCTGCTGCTCGGTGCCGTCGCCGGTATCGTCTGCGCCCTCGCGGTGGAGTTGAAGTTCCGCCTCGGCTTCGACGACTCGCTCGACGTCGTCGGCATCCACCTCGTGGGTGGTCTCATCGGAACGCTGTACCTCGGCTTCTTCGCCACCGGCACCGGCCTGTTCGTCGGTGGCGATGCCCGCCAGCTCGCCGTCCAGGTGATCGCCGCGCTGGGCGTGCTCGTGTACTCGTTCGTGGTCGCCTTCATCATCGGCTTCGCGATCGAGAAGACGATCGGATTCCGCATCACGAATGAGGACGAGATCGCCGGTGTCGACCAGGTCGTCCACGGTGAAGAGGGATACGCACTCGCAGATGCATGA
- a CDS encoding type II toxin-antitoxin system PemK/MazF family toxin: MSSSNGILSTLAEILRTVLGSNRASRTSAPRRPNARLRTEPRDAPQPSVVAGTGTVRVDPDRIDALRIDYAPDRDGAPDAGEIIWTWVPYEENDGRGKDRPVLVIGRESADRVYAVRMTSKPHDGDRDYLSIGTGAWDSQGRESWVDIEQLYSVHERGLRREAAVLDRRRYDRVGTALTRRYGWQAQG, encoded by the coding sequence GTGAGCTCTTCGAACGGTATCCTCTCCACTCTCGCGGAGATCCTGCGCACAGTACTGGGATCGAATCGGGCGTCTCGGACATCAGCTCCGAGACGCCCGAACGCGCGTCTGCGCACCGAACCGCGTGACGCACCCCAGCCCAGCGTCGTCGCCGGGACCGGCACCGTCCGCGTCGATCCGGACCGGATCGACGCTCTACGAATCGACTACGCACCGGACCGCGACGGGGCGCCGGACGCCGGCGAGATCATCTGGACCTGGGTGCCCTACGAGGAGAACGACGGTCGCGGCAAGGACCGTCCCGTGCTCGTGATCGGGCGCGAATCCGCGGACCGTGTCTATGCCGTGCGGATGACCAGCAAGCCCCATGACGGAGATCGGGACTACCTCTCGATCGGAACCGGCGCCTGGGACTCGCAGGGACGCGAGTCGTGGGTCGACATCGAACAGCTCTACAGCGTGCACGAGCGAGGGCTGCGGCGCGAGGCCGCCGTCCTCGATCGCCGACGCTACGACCGCGTGGGGACCGCTCTCACGCGGCGCTACGGGTGGCAGGCACAGGGCTGA